The following are encoded in a window of Phaseolus vulgaris cultivar G19833 chromosome 3, P. vulgaris v2.0, whole genome shotgun sequence genomic DNA:
- the LOC137839311 gene encoding uncharacterized protein, producing the protein MIVHAFRKGVFTGPFSKSLIKCRPESFAEIRCRVVTHIATKGEVVEKRACLVSACPRAPPRVQLMRVHEAAVGKRPRGRKQPYEVGKPQTKGRPGGNRPLRHNFVMELKDLIVVPNIADRLKMSAKTDKVLGPHKDAWCEFHQAFGHPIKSCLALAHQLDELVKSGFLNDYLAGSSGTEALTASAEDQAHEMPIHREIHTISCGFSGGGCTASQRKRYVRSVMSIAKQVEDDTLDVDLTFMKDDLRDVVPHDNDPVVVLVVTAGRKVHRVLVDQGSSADVMFWSTFKKLQLSSDQLRPYTGCLYGFSGDQVEVRGYLELRTTFTDGTASRTESIRYLVVNAESAYNILLGRPALNRLKGVSSTRHMK; encoded by the coding sequence ATGATAGTCCATGCATTTAGGAAGGGAGTTTTCACTGGACCGTTCAGCAAATCGCTCATCAAATGTCGCCCCGAGTCTTTTGCTGAAATCAGGTGTCGTGTGGTGACACACATCGCAACAAAAGGAGAGGTAGTCGAAAAGCGCGCGTGCTTGGTCTCGGCGTGCCCTCGTGCTCCGCCGCGAGTGCAGCtcatgagggtgcatgaggccgcGGTGGGCAAGAGGCCTCGGGGAAGGAAGCAGCCTTACGAGGTCGGAAAGCCCCAGACCAAGGGGCGCCCAGGGGGGAATAGACCATTGAGGCACAACTTCGTCATGGAGCTGAAAGACCTgatcgttgtgcccaacatagcggaTAGGTTGAAGATGTCGGCGAAGACGGATAAGGTATTGGGACCGCACAAGGatgcatggtgcgagttccatcAGGCATTCGGACATCCGATCAAAAGCTGCTTGGCGTTGGCCCATCAGCtggatgagctcgtgaagaGCGGTTTTCTGAATGACTACCTGGCGGGGTCATCAGGAACCGAGGCCTTGACAGCGTCAGCGGAGGATCAAGCTCACGAGATGCCCATCCAcagggaaatccacaccatctcTTGTGGATTCTCGGGTGGAGGGTGCACTGCCTCCCAGCGCAAGAGGTACGTGCGCTCGGTGATGTCTATAGCAAAGCAGGTGGAGGACGACACGCTTGACGTTGATCTCACGTTTATGAAGGATGATCTACGCGATGTCGTCCCACACGATAATGACCCCGTGGTGGTTTTGGTCGTAACTGCGGGAAGGAAAGTACACCGAGTGCTGGTAGACCAGGGCAGCTCGgcggacgtgatgttctggtctaCGTTTAAAAAGTTGCAGTTGTCTTCTGATCAGCTGAGGCCATacacgggatgtttgtatggttttTCCGGAGATCAAGTGGAAGTGCGTGGCTAtttggagctgaggacgacttTCACAGACGGCACCGCGTCTCGTACCGAAAGCATAAGGTACTTGGTTGTGAACGCCGAATCGGCGTACAACATCTTGCTGGGAAGGCCAGCCTTGAATCGGCTGAAAGGGGTGTCGTCCACCCGCCACATGAAGTGA